A stretch of the Microcebus murinus isolate Inina chromosome 6, M.murinus_Inina_mat1.0, whole genome shotgun sequence genome encodes the following:
- the RNASE12 gene encoding putative inactive ribonuclease-like protein 12, whose product MIIMVIIFLLLLFWENELNEEMMQLSTLEHMHVDYPRSHLPSRYCNYLIIEKVIREPDHTCKKKHVFIHERPRKLNSVCTSPKKVPCQNHSATFCFQSETKFQMTVCQLIEGTRYPACRYHISLTEGFVLVTCDEVGPVNFQGYVE is encoded by the coding sequence ATGATAATAATGGTGATAATTTTCTTGCTGCTTCTGTTCTGGGAAAATGAACTGAATGAGGAAATGATGCAGCTGTCAACCTTAGAGCACATGCATGTGGACTACCCTCGGAGCCACCTTCCTTCAAGGTACTGCAACTACCTGATCATAGAAAAAGTCATCAGGGAACCTGACCACACTTGTAAAAAGAAGCATGTCTTCATCCATGAGAGGCCTCGAAAACTCAATAGTGTTTGCACTTCCCCCAAGAAGGTGCCTTGCCAAAACCATTCCGCCACTTTCTGCTTCCAGAGCGAGACAAAGTTTCAAATGACCGTCTGTCAGCTCATTGAAGGCACCAGATATCCTGCCTGTAGGTACCACATTTCCCTCACAGAGGGGTTTGTTCTTGTCACTTGTGATGAGGTGGGGCCAGTTAATTTCCAGGGATATGTTGAGTGA